TTTATCGCCTCGGTGGGCAAGATCGCCATGCTGCTGTTCCTGCTCAATCTGGCCGATCAGCTGTCTGGCCTGTGGCCTGCCATCCATGGCGTGATCATCGGCATGGTGGTACTCAGCGTGGTCTGGGGTAACCTCGCCGCGCTGCGTCAGAGCAACCTCAAACGGATGCTGGCCTACTCCTCAGTCGCTCACTTTGGCTATGTGCTGCTGGCGCTGACGGCCATCAGCGGCGATGCCGATGGCAATGCCGATCTGCTGCAGGCCGCGGCATACTACGGTCTGAGCTATGCGGTGATGAACATGGTCAGCTTCGCTGTGATCGGCTTGCTGTCAGGTATCAACCCCAGTGCTGATCTGGAAGGTTACCGTGGGATGGGGCGTCGTTACCCGCTGCTCGGTGTGGCACTGGCGATTGCTGTGCTGTCACTGGCCGGTATTCCGCCCACCGCCGGTTTCTTTGCCAAACTGTTTGTCTTCACTCAGGCGCTGAATCAGGGCCAGCTCGGTCTGGTGATCATCGCCAGTCTGGCGGCGGCCAGCTCGCTGTTCTACTACCTGCGGATTCTGGTGGTGTTCTTCTCTGTGCCGAGCAATGAGGTCAGCGAAGAGGCCGATATTGCCCTGCAGGGCGATGCGGTCGTGATGGGCCCGACACTGGTGATCAGCCTCAGTACCGCCGCGGTGCTGCTGATTGGTCTGTGTGCCGGGACGGTACTCACGTTTATCTGAGTGTTCTGACGGTATAACAATAACCCCATCTGTCTCGCGGCAGATGGGGTTTTGTTTTACTGGCCGGGTACCACAGGCGACGTGGTCTGTGAGACTGCGCTGGCGCGGCTGTCACGGTCACCGCTATCGTCACTCGGGAGTGCCTGATACTGCGCCTGCTGACGGCGCTGGATGGTGCGGATAAGGTACAGCAGCAACAGGGTCAGTGGCAGGCTGAGAAGGGCATTGATACCGTACAGCACCGCCAGTTCACGCAGGGCCAGCAGCTGCTCGACACGGTTGGTCAGTAATTCCGCGACCCGTCCAAGCAGCAGCACGACCAGCCACAACCCCCACCACAGGCGCATCAGGCCGGGCACTCTGATACGGCTCCAGCCGGAGGCGGTGCTGAGGCTGGTCTGCCACAGCTCTTTCATGGCCTGAAAGGGTTTCCAGAGATTCAGGCCGGGGATGAAGTAACTCGCCACGGCCCAGCCGGGTGAAAACTGCAGGCCTTTGCTACCGAGCTGGTGGGCGTTGTAAACGGCGCGATAGGTCCAGAGCAGCACCCCAGTCCCGGCTACGACAGCGGCCGCTAGGCTGAACAGCAGGGCACCGATCAGACGCAGCTGACTGGATTGCACATCGCTGTCCACCGACTCGGCAGCCAGATACACGCCGTGTTGCACGTCCGTCAACAGCCGGTAATTCAGTACGGAGCTGATCAGGACCAGCAGTGTGGCCAGCAGATACAGATAAAGCAGATAACTGACCCAGCGGGTCATGATGTGATACTCACGATAGCCGGAAGAAGTAGGCACGATGCAGTCCTTGAACAGATGAGCTTCCATGGTGCTGCACTATGCGACAGTGGCCACCCAACTGCCAGACAGAACAGGCCGGACTGAGGAAAAATAATGCGCAGCGGTGTTTGCTGCTTGATCGCACTGCAGCAATCTCCGATGATCTGCAGCCGTCCGGCCTTCGCCGGCGGCATCCGGGACGCTGCCCGTTGCGTCCTGACGCTCATCCCGAGTTCAGCATGATTATCCACTCTCAGAAACCCAGCCTTGCCGCCCTGTTGTTCGCCTACAAGGGCACCATCATTTCGCTTATCTGGCCCAGGGTGCTGTTTACCGTACTGCTCAGTTCGCTGGTGGTGCTGACCCACGGTACGCTCTACGACTACAAACTGGTGCTGACCTCCACACCCTTTACCCTGTGGGGGCTGACGCTGGCCATCTTTCTGGGGTTTCGCAATACCGTGGCGTATCAGCGCTTCTGGGAAGCGCGGACGCTGTGGGGAGAAGTGCTGGTGGTGGCGCGCAATCTGACTCGCCAGACCCTGACCCTGCTGCCAGATCTGCCGGCGCTGCAGCAGCAAAGGCTGGCTTACCGGGTAGCGGCTTTCGCCTACGTCATGCGTGATCATCAGCGTGGGCTGGTGCTGGGGGAAGAGGCAGCGGCGCTGCTGCCGGCAGCGGAGCTGAAGGCGTTACAGGCCTGTGATAACCCACCCAATCTGCTGTTGTTGCATATCGGCCAGGCCTTTGTGGCCGCCTTTCGGCAACAGGGGGTAGACAGTATTCTGCTGGCCGGGGTTGAGCAGCAGGTGAACCGTCTGTCTTATGTGCATGGTGGTTGCGAGCGGATCAAATCGACGCCAATTCCGTATCCCTACATTCTGATGCTGCACCGCTTCGTGCATATCTACTGCTTCCTGCTGCCGTTCTGTCTGGTGGATAGCATCGGCTGGCTGACACCGTTCGTGGTCTGTGTGCTGGCCTATACCTTCTTCGGACTGGATGCCCTGGGCGATCAGATTTCCGATCCGTTCGATACCCAGCCCAACGATCTGGCACTGGATGCCATGAGCCGTAATATCGAGATCAATGTGCGCATGCTGCTGGGTGAGCAGGAGCTGCCGCAGGGGATCGAAGCCCGGGACGGGGTATTGCTGTAACAGAAAGCACAATGCCGCCCGAGGGCGGCATTGTCTTTAGAACCTGTTCACCATTGGCACGGCATTTTCAGCGCTGGTCACTCGGTGAGTGTCATCTCAGCAGCAGGAGGCGGACACCTGCTTGACTGCTGCTACAGGCTGCGCCGCAGCGGGTTTGCTGGGTGGCGTGGTGGTGACTACAGTGCTGAGGCTGCTTTCGCCGCTCAGACTGCGAATGCGTCCACCATCACGGTAGACGCCGATATCCTTCAGCAGATGATTATCCAGATGCAGCATCTGCTGATAGGTCACGTCGTCATTGGCGGCACGGGTCAGGCGGCGGCGCAGCGCACGTAATAATCCTGCCAGTAACATAATGGTTTTCTCCGATGTTGTTGCAGCTCTGCAGCGAGCGCTCCTCAGTGAGTGAGCGTGTTGTCAGGCGGCAGGGGTGGCCACAAAGGCCGGTAATTGCTCGGCGTAGTCTGAATAGACCTGCAGGCTGGGATGGGCAGCCTTAGCCAGTACTTCAGGTAATAGCATCTGGTTGAACTGCCAGGCCACGGCGAGGGTAATACCCGCCTGATTCAGGCTGCCGTCGGCTGGCAGGGGATGGCGGCTGACTTCCTGCTCCAGTGCAGTAAAGGCCGCCCGCAGCTGGCCTTCGACCCGTTCCAGCCAGGGCGCATGTTGCTTCTCCGCCGGACGCAGGTTGTGTTCATAGACGATCTGGACGGTCTTTTCACAGCCCGCCAGTGCCAGCCCGATCAGGCGCAACGCCTGAGTGCGTGCCGCTGCTGCCGTGGGCATCAGACTGTGGCCCGGGCGGATGACGTTTTCCAGATAATCGAGGATCAGCTGGGAATCCATCAGCACGGTGCCGTCGTCGGTGACCAGTGTAGGTGCCTTGACGACCGGATTGATGTGCTGGAACTGGTCAAAGGTGCTGAACACCGACACCGGCCGGTGTTCAAAGGGGATGTCGAGTACCCGCAGAGAGATGGCTACGCGGCGTACATAGGGTGAATCAAGCATGCCAATCAGTTGCATCCTGTCCTCCAGAGCAGTCAGGTTGATGTGGTTGCTGACTCAAACCCTAATCCGACGGGGGCTTGAGTCGCTTCAGCGCCTCACGCACCGGTTCAGCTGAACGCGATAGCGGTGCGGTGCCATACCTGATCCAGCAGGTGACGCCAGCCGGAAATTTCCTTGTAGGTGGCCTGGGCTTTCAGCGTCAGCACGCCTTCACCTTCAATGATCAGTTTGCCGGCAGGCAGGCTGTGCTGGGTGGCGTTGCTGTCCAGGGTGATGTCTTTGCCGTTCAGGCTCAGCCAGTGTTCGCCGGAGATCAGGCGTACTTCAGTGGCTTCGTGCAGTTCCAGTACCAGAGTTTCTTTGGCGTTGAGTTGCAGGTTCAGGGTGCTCATGGTGTTTTCCTCTTTGCTACACATGCTGTGCAGGGTGTTGAAAAAGGAATCGAGCAAAGGCCAAACCTGGCGTTATCTGCCGAAACAGCAAAGATATTTTCTTTACCGTACCCAATAAGCAGAGACTTTTAACGCTGAATGGCCTGGCTATGTGCTTTTCAACTGCCTGCCAGGGCATGAATTGATGGGTGCTACTATAGTCGTAAGCCGGGAAATAGAATATCGACATTAATTTGCGCTGGATGTTAGTTTTACTTACATGAGCACCTTACCCCCATTACCCGCCCTGCGCAGTTTCGAGGCCGTAGCCCGTTTGGGTAGCGTGACACTGGCTGCAACGGAACTGTTTGTTACACATTCCGCTATCAGCCAGCAATTGCGGTTGCTCGAGGATTTGCTCGGGGTGCCGCTGTTTCATCGCGAGGGCCGTGGCCTGCGTCTGACCGAGGATGGACGCATGTACGCGCTGCAAGTGCGGCAGGCGCTGCGTGAGATAAGCAACGCTACACAGTTGGTGCGAGCACGTCCGCGCGAGGGGGAACTGGTGATTGCCACCCTGCCATCGTTCTGCAGCCAGTGGCTGTTGCCGCGGTTTCCCCGCTTCCAGCAGCGCTATCCGGACTACCGGGTGAGCATTCGCGCCAGTCTGGATATTCAGGATCTGCGGCAGGGTCTGGTGGACATCGGCATTCGTATGGGGCTGGGCGACTGGGAAGGGCTGGAGAAGAAACGCCTGTTCGAAGACAAGATCATTATGGTGGCCGCTCCGCACTACAATCAGGGCAAGTTGCCACGCACTCCGAAGGAGGTGATGGCGGCGCGCCTGATTCGCTCGACCGAGTCCTGGAGCCCCTGGTGTGAAGTGGCGGGGGTGAAGGAGCCGCCGATCAACCGCCCCGGCGGGCTGTGGATCAATGATTCCAACGTCATCATGGAAGCCGTGCGCATGGGGCAGGGCGTGGCGCTGGAGCGCCTGAGTGTGGTCAAGCCGTTTCTGGAGCGCGGCGAGATTGTGCGTCTTACCGATATTGTTGCGCCCTATCGATTTCCCTACTGGCTGGTGTGGCCCGAACGCGAGCTGTCGGCAGGCAAGCAGCACGATTTCATCGAGTGGATGATGGAGGAGGCCCAGCGCTATCAGCAGGAGCTGGACAGCTACATGGCCGCCGTATAGCAGGGCGGAACCGGCCCCGACGAGCAAGCCACCTACAAGGACGCCTGTCCCTGAGGAGCCTGCACTGTGACTTCATCCCTCACTGGCCCCGGTCTTGCCCGCCAACTTTCCCTGCCTGCTGAATCTTCTTCCGTTCATCCCCGGCCTGTTGCCAGTCAGGATGATCTTACCGTCGGCGTTCGCCGCAGCCAGCTCAATACCCGTGTGCATCATCTGCAGCGTGCATTGCAGCAGGAACTGCAACGGCACCGTCGCTATGACCACAGTGTGCGTCAGGACTGGGGGCCAGCGGGCAGTTATGCCGAACAGCGGCGCGCGGATCTTCGTCAGCTCAGGGGCGCGGAGCATATTGCGGCACAGTACGGGCTGAGTGCGGCACGCAAAGACCCGCCGCTTCGGGATATCCTGCATCACCTGCGTATTGACCATGATGTCAGCTCGGATTACCTGCGTGATCAGCCTTCCATGGATTATCGCGAGCTGGGGCAGCAGCTGTACCGCCAGCAGTGCGGTGCCCGTGCCATGCCCGCGCTGATCGTCAACAGCCGCCATGTCGCCAGTCAGCTACTGGAGCATTTTCGCGGCACCAAGGATATTCAGGGCTCACCGGAACAGCATCTCAGGGAACGATTGCAAACGCTGGCACCGGGAGTACTGGCCCTGCAGTTCAAGGCCCGCGGTAGTGTCAGTGCCTGTGAGTCCCTGCTCAATCTGTACGGCGGCCGGCCTTCTGCCCATGCCTTGCTGGCCGCAGTCACCGGTACGCATTCCCGCAGCGTGGAAGACCCCCACATCCACAATGTGACCCTGCTGAATCAGTTCTACAGTGATGACCCCGATGTCTGCACACGGCTGCGCAGTTTGCCTGCGGACCATGCGCTGGCGCCACTGAGCAACACGGCGGCGGCCTTACTGGAGCAGTGGCTGGACGTGGCCGATGACCGCCAGCTGGCAGCGCTGCAGCCGCATAACCCGGTGCTGGCCAATGGCCTTGAGGCGTTGCACCGTATAGCCGACACCCTGCCCAGCCTGAGCCACGACAGCCAGTTGTTCGGTAATGGCTATCAGGTTCTGCTGGAAGAACTGCAGGTCTGCCTCAGTGCCACGCGGCCCTTTACTCAGGATGATTTCCGGCTGGCAGCTGCACCGATGCTGTCCGTCAGTCAGCTGGCACAGACGGTGCCGAAACAGGATATCTATCTGGTCAGTTCGGGTATGGCAGCGCTGACGCTCGGTTTTGAAGTCGCAGACATGCTGACCGGTGAGCGCAACGTGGCCGTGGCCAGCACGGCCCGCCACGGCCAGACGCCGGTGTATTTCGAGGTGGAGACGCTGCGTCGTGAATGGCTGATCGGGCAGGATCACAGCCATGCCCTGTTTGCCACTCTCAATCACTCTATGCCGGGCGCGGCTGGCTCCGAACACTGGGGAGTGGACGCGGTGATCGAGGCCACCGCGCAGCGTCTGCAGCAGGCCCGCACCACCGACCCGGCGCTGGTACTGCTGCTCGATGCCACGCTGGAGCAGCGTAACGACATGGCGCAGCTGGTACAGCACTTTGCCACACCCCTGCAGACGGGCCAGCTGCGCATGGTGGTGTGCAAGAGTTATCAGAAATTCGCCGGACTGGGCAGCGCCAAAGTGATGGCGGGTGCCATTGGTCTGATCGGCAGGGAAGACGCGGCCCATGTGCAGGCCCGCAACCACCTGCAGCGGGTGGAACAGGAGCTGGACTGGATGGGGCACAACGACGGCCAGCTGCTGGTGCATCTGCTGGGCTGTCGTGAACAGGAGTTTGCCCTGCTGGAGCGGGCCTGCGACAGCACCGCCTACGTCGCCCGGCACCTGCTGCAACCTGCATCCGGCAGGGAGCAGGAATATCGCTATGCACCGCAGCTGCCCTTTGTCGCGGTCGATATTCAGGCATCATCACCGCCTCTGACGCTCAATCTGGCCGAAGGCAGCCGTACCCTGAATCTGCTCCGTGACAGCCAGTTCAGCGAACACCTGTTGCCGGTACGTGACAGTTTTGCCTTTATCCACAGTAGTCGTACCCAGATACCGACGGGAGATGGTGGCGCCATGCAGCGGCTGGCACTGGGGCAGGAAAGTAAGGCCGAGCTGACCGAGCGGCTGTTTATGCCCGGTCTGTTGTTACAGCAACCGCAGGGGGCGGGATGGGACTGCGGCAAAGCCTGTCGTCTGGTACAGCTGCTCGCCAGTGATGGCATGCGCAGTGTGCAGGTACCTGCCCATATCCAGCCAACGCTGTATCAGAAACTGTATATCAGCGGCAGGCTGGAACAGGCGCCGGTCAGCGATCTTCAGCGGCTGCAGCAGGCACCCGAACCTTTGCGCCAGCATCAGCAGGGCGAACGGGAGCGGCCCATGACCCTGAACAAGATCGTCTCGGTGGTGAGTCATCTGGGTGAACAGATCATGCGTTATACCCGGCCGGAAAACTGGCGGTACGGGGCTGACCGGCAGCTGCTTGATGCGATGCTCGACGGGCTGATGCATTCCGGGATGCCGGGCATCTCCCATTCCGGGCGGCAGCTGGTCATGGAGCTGCAGGCGTTTCTCTGCCGTGCCGATATGCACAGCGACGATACACCGCAACAGCAACGCGGGCTGCGGGTACTGACGGACAGCTGCGCGCGCCTGCCGGGGCTGCCACGCCAGCCGGACTATCTGCTGGCGATTCCTGAGCAGGTCTTCAGCGCCGCCGGCGCCACCCAGCAAGACCGCACGCTGGCCGCACTGTTTGAACCACTCGATGGCAGCCGCCGCCTGAGCCTGATCAGCCAGATGCTGGAACAGGGCGATCTGGCCAAGGCGGACGCCTGCATCAGCCGCTTTGAGCATCTGCTCGACAGACAGCTGCCAGCCGCGGCTGAAGCACTGCGTCCACAACAGGCTGCTGAGCACAGCGAACAGCATCTTTATGCGCAGTTGCAGAGTCAGTGGCTCAGGCTGACGCTGGGGCAACTGATTCTCACTGGTCTGACTGCGGAGCAGGAATCATGACACTACCGCCGGTATTGCTACGGCAGACATCGCTGCCCCAGACGACTGCTGCTGTGGAGCCCACCACTTCACACCAGACAAAGGATGACAGCACCCCGACGCGGCTGCATCTGGATGGCAGGGTCGGGCGCCTGAAGCGGGCGCTGGAACAGGAAGTGGAGCGTCATGGTCACTATGATCAGGCACTCAGTCTGGAGTGGAGTGAGGGCGCGAGCATCGCCAAACGTCGCCGCCTGAATCTGGAAAAGGTACCGGGGGCGGAGCAGATGGCAGCCCAGTATGGCCTGAGCTTTGCCAGCAAGGAGCCAGCGCCGCCGGGCAGTCTGCCACAACTGACGCTGGACCATGCAGGCAACGCCCAGTATCTGCGCAGCCACTTGCCGGATGAGCTGAAAGCCCAGTGCCAGCAGGCTTTTCAGGCCCGTTATGGCCAGCCGGCGCCCACGGCGGTGTATGTCAACGGCCCTCATACCGCTCTGGCGGTGTTGCAGGGCATTGGCGAAGCCAGCCTGAAGCAGGCGCCAGTGGCTTATCTCAAGCAGCATCTGCTACCCATTCATCCCGGGTTATTTGCCCTGCGCCTGCGGGCCGCGGATATGACGGTGGCTGAACAGCTGAGCGGTACCTATGGTGCTGTGCCGTCGGCTTATACCGTGGTGGCTGCGGCCGCTGGCCCGGCCCGTGCGGTTGTGGCTGACCCCAGAGTGGATAACCAGCAGCAGCTGCAGCAGTTGCGCGACAGCGGTGTCTGCCAGCGGTTGCAGCAACTCCCTGCCGGTCACAGTCTGGCGGCGCTGGGTAAGGCCGCCGCTGCCCAGATTGAAGCGCTGTGTAGCGTGGTCGACGAACGCCAGTTAGCTGTCACTCATCGCCATAATCCGGTGCTGGCCGACGGGCTGCGCCATCTGCAGCGTACCGCCGACAGTCTGCCCAGCCTCAGCCATGACAGCCTGCTATTTGGTAATGGTTATGATCTGCTGCAGGAAGAACTGCAGGTCTGCCTCAGTGCCCTGCAACCCTATACGCTGGATGACTTCAAACAGGCCGCCCGGCCGCTACTGGGTGATACCGCGCTGCCTGCCGGTGTGGTCGCTGAAGTGCACCTGGTCGGTTCAGGGATGCAGGCGATCGCCACCAGTCTCCGGCTGGTGGAAAAAATGACCGGTACCCATGCTATTGAAGAAGCCGCTTCTGAACAGTCGGGCCTCACGCCGGTGTATTTCGAGGCGGAAACCCTGCCGCTCGACATGAATATGGAGATGGACGAGGGCCATGCCCTGCTGGCGACACTCAATCATTCCCTGCCTCCTGCGGCGGGTGAACAGCACTGGGGCGTAGACAGCGTGATTGACGCCGTGCGCGGGCGGCTGGCGGCGAACAGCGCAGCCGGTGAAACCACACCGCTGGTCCTGATTCTGGACAGCACTGTGGAGCGACGCGGTGATATGGATAAGCTGGTGGGGCAGATGAGCGACGCACTGGCGGATGGCCGCCTGCGAATGCTGGTGTGCAAAAGCTTTCAGAAGTTCGCCAACCTCTGCAGTGGCAAGGCCATGGCCGGTGCGATCGGTCTGATCAGCTGTGATGATACGCTGGGGCGTCAGACCCGGGGCTATCTGCGTCAGGTGGAGCAGGGCATGCAACGCATGACCAGCAACGACAGCCAGCTGCTGGTCAATATGCTGCATTGTCGCGACAGCGAGTTTGCGCTGCTCGAGCGGGCCACCGGTAATGCCCGTTTTGTGGCGCAAACCCTGCTGCGCCCCGGGCGTGGACAGGAAGAGCTGCTGCAGCATGATGCCAGCCTGCCTTTTGTGGTGGTTTCCGGTGACCGGCCGGCGCTGACCCTGCAGCTGGGTACGGCCGCCACGGCGGAAATCCGGTTGCCCTGCAAGGACTACTTCAGCCAGGAACTGCTGCCGCAGCGTTCCAGCTTTGCTTTCAGTCATACCAGCATGGGCGTTATTCCCGGTGATGATGAGGCCGGGGAGGCGGATCGTTATCGTTTTTCCCTTGGTCAGGAAAGCCATGCCGAGCTGGCGGAGCGCTTTTTCATGCCGGGTCTGCTGTTACAGAAAGCCTCTACCAGCTGGAGCTATCAGCATACCCATCAGCTGGTACAGCAACTGACCGATATGGCGGTCAGTATGGCCAGCGGCCGGGGGAGTGCGGCTGGCCGTCAGCCATCTACTGCCATACCGCTGCTGCAGAAGCTGCTGCTCTGCGCGCGGCTGGAGCGGCCGCCGGTGGAGGATCAGGCACGTCTGCAGGACGCGCCCGGTGTATTGCGCCAACAGCAGCAACAGGACCGGCCCCGGCCATTCTTCCTGAATAAGATCGTCTCTGCCGTTAACTTTATGGGCGAGGCCATGCTGCGCCACAGCCGGCCGGAAGACTGGCAGAACCCCGGGCCTGCCCGGCAGGCGGTAGATCATTTGTTAGCCAGTCTGCTGCAGTCGGGCATGCCCGGCGTATCCCGTGCCGGACGGGCCCGGGTGGTCGAACAGCAGGCATTCCTCTGTCAGGCAGATATGGCCAGCAATGATACCGAACAGCAACAGCGTGGCCTGCGCACACTGGCCGCCAGTTGTGCCCGCATCCCCGCGCTGCCCGGTCGCAGCGCTTATCTGGTCAGTATTCCCGATGCTGTTTTTGCTCAGGCCAGCCGTACCGATCAGGGCCGGGTGCTGGATGCCCTGCTGACCCCGCTGGATGCGGCCAGCCAGCTGGCGGCGGTAGACAAGCTGCTGCAGGGCCAGCAGTGGCAGCTGGCCAGTGCCTGTCTGGAGCAGCTTGAACGACGATCATCGGCACCGATGGCCAGTACGACCAGCACAGCGGACAGCAGCCCTGCGGCCACGCGGGCCACTGCGCTGCGCTCGCGGTTACAGGAGCAGCTGTTACAGCAGCGCCTGCAGTCGCAACCTGCTGTCACTGCGCAGCCCGCTGCCGCCGACGTCCAGAGTGCGGCGGCGGCCAGCCCGACGGCAACCGCAGCCCGCCCTGAACGGGCCTGAAACGGCAGATCGTCAGCGTGATTCCGCACGCCTGCCGGCAGGCTGTTAGACTGCCGGGATGGGGGAGGCCGACCACGGCTCCCGCTGAGCAAGGATCACACGGATGTCTGGTATTCGCTTACTCGCCCTGTCCGGCAGCCTGCGCCGCCAGTCTTACAATACCGCCGTGCTGACCACCCTGGCGGAGCTGGCCCCGTCCACAGTCAGGGTGGATTTCCCCGGCCTCGGGCAACTGCCGCTGTTCAATCCTGATGAAGAGGGCCTGCACCCTCAGGTAGTAGCGCTGGAGGCGCAGATTGCCGCTGCTGACGGCCTGCTGATTGCCAGCCCTGAATACGCCCACGGCATCAGCGGAGTGCTGAAAAACGCCCTCGACTGGCTGGTCGGCGGTGCCGGCTTTGTCGATAAACCCATCGCTCTGTTTAACACCTCTCCCCGAGCCAGCCATGCGCAGGCGGCGTTGCGCGACGTGCTGACCACTATGTCCGGGCAGATCGTTGAGCGTGCCTGCGTCACCCTGCCGCTGCTCGGCACCCAGGCTGATCCCGTCGTTATCTGCGCTCAGCCGGACTGGGCGCAGGCGTTGCGCAGCTCGCTGCGGGAAATGGTGCTGGTGATTAATTCCCGTCGATAACACGTGCTGCCTGGCGCAAGGTACGGCAATGTGCTGGATGTCACCGGACAGGGATATTGGTAAGGATGCTGCAAGTATTTCTGGCTAACCCCAACGACCAAGGGAGCACTCACCATGCAGATTCAACGCTTAGGCCCGCAGTGGGCAGAGGCATACCGCAGTCTGATGCTGCACGCCTACGGTGCTCACCCCGATGCCTTCACTTCGACCGTCGCCGAGCGCAGCCGCCTGCCGTTGTCCTGGTGGCAGTTACGGCTGGATGACCGTGCCGATGCGCAGGAGCAGGTCTGGGGTGCGGTGGAGGGCAGTGAGCTGCTGGGCGTGGCGGGGGTGAGCTTCAATCCGCGGCAGAAGGTGGCGCACAAGGCGCACTTGTTTGGAATGTATGTGCATCCACAACGGCGCCAGCAGGGGGCAGGCAAGCTGCTGGTCGAGGCCATTCTGGCGGCGGCACGCCAGCATCCGGGGGTATTGCTGGTGCAGCTGACGGTCACCGAAGGCAATCACGCCGCGGAAAAGCTCTATCAGCGCTGCGGCTTCAAGGCCTTCGGCGTGGAGCCCTTTGCCGTCTCCAATGGCAACGGCTTTGTCAGCAAGGTGCATATGTGGTGTGAGGTGGGATGAGCTGAGTAAGAGAGGCGGCAGCAGCGACAACAATCATGGAACTTCAAGTCACTATGGAAGGATTACCAGTAATGGATAAACAGATAACGGCAATATCGAAATACTTCAGCTATGTGCTGCGGCACCAGCCTGATGCCATCGGGCTACAGCTGGACGAGCAGGGTTGGGCCGTAATCGACGAGCTGATAGCTAAAACAAAAGAGTATCCACTCACGGCAGAAATCGTCAGGCTGGTGGTGGAGACCAATGACAAACAGCGCTTTGGCCTCAGTGCTGATGGTATGCGGATTCGGGCGAATCAGGGGCATTCGATCGAGGTAGATCTTGCCCTGCCTGTGCTCACGCCTCCAGCGGTTCTCTATCACGGCACTGCTGAACGA
This Pokkaliibacter sp. MBI-7 DNA region includes the following protein-coding sequences:
- a CDS encoding NADH-quinone oxidoreductase subunit N; this translates as MPSTDFYPVIAPALTGIGGLLVLLIGVWPRLKDAALVAFYASIVLLLGAMAVLLAPHEAAGFERFITLDPVNRHGWLLFTAGGLATLLLAWRDRQLLGEVDEQFCSLVLFAVTGTYLLSAATNLLAAFIGMELTALSVMAMIAWQPQRKGAVEAAIKYAITATVSGSIMLFGIVLMYAGSGSLYLDAIPGNLGGERTNETLVIVGLAMVLVGIAFELAVAPFHCWLADVFQGSSSPVTAFIASVGKIAMLLFLLNLADQLSGLWPAIHGVIIGMVVLSVVWGNLAALRQSNLKRMLAYSSVAHFGYVLLALTAISGDADGNADLLQAAAYYGLSYAVMNMVSFAVIGLLSGINPSADLEGYRGMGRRYPLLGVALAIAVLSLAGIPPTAGFFAKLFVFTQALNQGQLGLVIIASLAAASSLFYYLRILVVFFSVPSNEVSEEADIALQGDAVVMGPTLVISLSTAAVLLIGLCAGTVLTFI
- a CDS encoding DUF4328 domain-containing protein; protein product: MEAHLFKDCIVPTSSGYREYHIMTRWVSYLLYLYLLATLLVLISSVLNYRLLTDVQHGVYLAAESVDSDVQSSQLRLIGALLFSLAAAVVAGTGVLLWTYRAVYNAHQLGSKGLQFSPGWAVASYFIPGLNLWKPFQAMKELWQTSLSTASGWSRIRVPGLMRLWWGLWLVVLLLGRVAELLTNRVEQLLALRELAVLYGINALLSLPLTLLLLYLIRTIQRRQQAQYQALPSDDSGDRDSRASAVSQTTSPVVPGQ
- a CDS encoding bestrophin family protein produces the protein MRQWPPNCQTEQAGLRKNNAQRCLLLDRTAAISDDLQPSGLRRRHPGRCPLRPDAHPEFSMIIHSQKPSLAALLFAYKGTIISLIWPRVLFTVLLSSLVVLTHGTLYDYKLVLTSTPFTLWGLTLAIFLGFRNTVAYQRFWEARTLWGEVLVVARNLTRQTLTLLPDLPALQQQRLAYRVAAFAYVMRDHQRGLVLGEEAAALLPAAELKALQACDNPPNLLLLHIGQAFVAAFRQQGVDSILLAGVEQQVNRLSYVHGGCERIKSTPIPYPYILMLHRFVHIYCFLLPFCLVDSIGWLTPFVVCVLAYTFFGLDALGDQISDPFDTQPNDLALDAMSRNIEINVRMLLGEQELPQGIEARDGVLL
- a CDS encoding glutathione S-transferase translates to MQLIGMLDSPYVRRVAISLRVLDIPFEHRPVSVFSTFDQFQHINPVVKAPTLVTDDGTVLMDSQLILDYLENVIRPGHSLMPTAAAARTQALRLIGLALAGCEKTVQIVYEHNLRPAEKQHAPWLERVEGQLRAAFTALEQEVSRHPLPADGSLNQAGITLAVAWQFNQMLLPEVLAKAAHPSLQVYSDYAEQLPAFVATPAA
- a CDS encoding LysR substrate-binding domain-containing protein; its protein translation is MSTLPPLPALRSFEAVARLGSVTLAATELFVTHSAISQQLRLLEDLLGVPLFHREGRGLRLTEDGRMYALQVRQALREISNATQLVRARPREGELVIATLPSFCSQWLLPRFPRFQQRYPDYRVSIRASLDIQDLRQGLVDIGIRMGLGDWEGLEKKRLFEDKIIMVAAPHYNQGKLPRTPKEVMAARLIRSTESWSPWCEVAGVKEPPINRPGGLWINDSNVIMEAVRMGQGVALERLSVVKPFLERGEIVRLTDIVAPYRFPYWLVWPERELSAGKQHDFIEWMMEEAQRYQQELDSYMAAV
- a CDS encoding NAD(P)H-dependent oxidoreductase, giving the protein MSGIRLLALSGSLRRQSYNTAVLTTLAELAPSTVRVDFPGLGQLPLFNPDEEGLHPQVVALEAQIAAADGLLIASPEYAHGISGVLKNALDWLVGGAGFVDKPIALFNTSPRASHAQAALRDVLTTMSGQIVERACVTLPLLGTQADPVVICAQPDWAQALRSSLREMVLVINSRR
- a CDS encoding GNAT family N-acetyltransferase, with product MQIQRLGPQWAEAYRSLMLHAYGAHPDAFTSTVAERSRLPLSWWQLRLDDRADAQEQVWGAVEGSELLGVAGVSFNPRQKVAHKAHLFGMYVHPQRRQQGAGKLLVEAILAAARQHPGVLLVQLTVTEGNHAAEKLYQRCGFKAFGVEPFAVSNGNGFVSKVHMWCEVG
- a CDS encoding RNA 2'-phosphotransferase, which translates into the protein MDKQITAISKYFSYVLRHQPDAIGLQLDEQGWAVIDELIAKTKEYPLTAEIVRLVVETNDKQRFGLSADGMRIRANQGHSIEVDLALPVLTPPAVLYHGTAERFLPSILATGLHKQQRHHVHLTESVIVAKAVGGRYGKPVVLQVNSAAMHAAGIPFYCSANKVWLVEHVATEYLHLDATPAQPL